One Ezakiella massiliensis genomic window, CCGACATTTCGATTTTAGTTGGTAAAAAAATTGCAGACGATGTCCACAGGGGAGTTGAAGCGACCGATAATATCGACCACAAGAATTATAGGGTGGATACTTTGGACGATGCGACAAAGCTCTTGGGTGAAATTTTATCGCCTGGCGATGTAGTTTTATTTGAAAATGATCTTACAGATATTTATTAGAGGTGAAAGATGAAAAATATTGTTGTTATCTATGGGGGCAGGGCCGTTGAACACGAAGTAAGTGTTATTACGGGCATCCAAGCCATAGAAAATTTAGACAAAAATAAATACAATGTCATTCCTGTTTTTATAGACAAGGACGGGCAAATGTTTACTGGGGATTGCTACAAGGACTTTAGGTGCTTTAAGACCAATGAGTTTAAAGATAAAAAGTCTGTTAGATTTGCGACAAATTATGGCGACCACAATTTATATATTGAAAAAGGCGGCCTCTTTGCCAAGGAAGAAAAAATCGAAATTGATTGTGTCCTAAACGGCCTTCACGGTTCACATGGAGAAGACGGGGCCATCCAAGGAATTTTTGAAACCAATGGAATTCCTTTTACAGGTCCATCTCTTATGTCTTCATCTCTAGGCATGGACAAGATTATTATGAAGGATGTCTTTAAGGCAAACGATATTCCTGTAGTTAAGCACATGTGGTTTTATAGGTCAGACTATGAAAAGCATGAAAGTGATATTATCCAAGGGCTCATGGCCAAGCTCCAATTCCCAATGTATGTTAAGCCAGCAAGCCTGGGTTCAAGCATTGGCATCAAGGAAGCGACTGATGAGATCAGTCTAAGAGATGCAATTGCAATCGCCAAGGAATTTGACAGAAAAATTATCGTTGAAGAATCAGTTGTGGACGCAGTTGAATTTAATGTCGGTGTAATGGGAATGAAGAGCGATGTCGAAGTATCCAGAGTCGAAGTGCCTGAAGGCGTTGGCGAATTTTATTCCTTCGAGAAAAAATACGAAGCCGG contains:
- a CDS encoding D-alanine--D-alanine ligase yields the protein MKNIVVIYGGRAVEHEVSVITGIQAIENLDKNKYNVIPVFIDKDGQMFTGDCYKDFRCFKTNEFKDKKSVRFATNYGDHNLYIEKGGLFAKEEKIEIDCVLNGLHGSHGEDGAIQGIFETNGIPFTGPSLMSSSLGMDKIIMKDVFKANDIPVVKHMWFYRSDYEKHESDIIQGLMAKLQFPMYVKPASLGSSIGIKEATDEISLRDAIAIAKEFDRKIIVEESVVDAVEFNVGVMGMKSDVEVSRVEVPEGVGEFYSFEKKYEAGSKSKITGGKHKFLEDEELAAQAQRLAKEAFICLDTRGNARIDILCNKDKELFVNEINTLPGSYGFYLWEDMGYTFKAVLDKMIDIAIKANEEEKETNYRFDADLFNKTSFGSKL